The proteins below are encoded in one region of Candidatus Limnocylindria bacterium:
- a CDS encoding helix-turn-helix transcriptional regulator, whose translation MPARVNPDVPGEPLLLKRTGKRLRALRRKRGLTMAQLGADKRGRVYFERQYVWKMETGRVAPSLAALAHFARRLDVTLSELLRGI comes from the coding sequence ATGCCCGCCCGGGTGAACCCGGACGTGCCCGGCGAGCCGCTGCTGCTGAAACGCACCGGTAAGCGCCTGCGCGCGCTGCGTCGCAAACGTGGACTCACGATGGCGCAGCTTGGCGCCGACAAGCGCGGCCGGGTCTATTTCGAGCGGCAGTACGTGTGGAAGATGGAGACCGGCCGCGTCGCGCCGTCGCTCGCTGCGCTCGCGCATTTCGCGCGACGGCTCGACGTCACCCTGTCCGAGCTGCTCCGCGGGATCTGA
- a CDS encoding alpha/beta fold hydrolase — translation MSGAARVMPETVRIASEGETLLADLYGALPSRRAAVLVHGLNWDASGWRDVAQLLVARGVPALALNLRGYDGSSGKTNDFAPPAPWSPIADLRAAKALLRERGAREIALVGASMGGHAILASSFEADVESIVSISAPVTAVPDELSRRVTGRKLFVCADGDSLGAAPHVVHCFDVVSKPKTLVLFGGSEHSRGMFAAPYGTEATGAIIDFVARGV, via the coding sequence GTGAGCGGTGCCGCGCGCGTCATGCCTGAGACCGTGCGCATCGCCAGCGAGGGGGAGACGCTCCTCGCTGATCTGTATGGCGCCCTTCCGTCACGGCGCGCGGCGGTCCTGGTCCATGGTCTGAACTGGGATGCCAGCGGATGGCGCGACGTCGCGCAGCTCCTGGTCGCGCGCGGTGTCCCGGCGCTTGCCCTGAATCTGCGCGGCTATGACGGCTCGAGCGGCAAGACCAACGACTTCGCTCCTCCCGCGCCGTGGTCGCCGATCGCCGATCTGCGCGCGGCGAAGGCGCTGCTCCGCGAGCGGGGCGCCCGGGAGATCGCGCTCGTCGGCGCGTCGATGGGTGGCCACGCGATCCTCGCTTCGAGCTTCGAGGCCGACGTTGAGTCCATCGTCTCCATCTCAGCGCCCGTCACGGCAGTGCCGGACGAGCTGTCACGGCGCGTGACCGGTCGGAAGCTCTTCGTCTGCGCCGATGGCGACTCGCTCGGCGCGGCGCCTCACGTCGTCCATTGTTTCGACGTCGTGTCCAAGCCGAAGACGCTCGTGCTGTTCGGCGGGAGTGAGCACTCACGCGGGATGTTCGCGGCGCCCTACGGAACCGAAGCGACGGGGGCGATCATCGACTTCGTGGCGCGGGGGGTCTGA
- a CDS encoding transketolase, with amino-acid sequence MARTITSEVERLFTESASAFPLWEVTKDVVDEFIDLSLNYRQSGHPGGSRSKVHLLLALVLSGAMRHDVLRPWRRFGDRFILSAGHTVPLIYATLATLNEAMRVRHARTHDERFAFPFDGKFALTWEDLLGLRRHGGLPGHAEMAGKTLFLKWNTGPSGHGMPPTVGEAVALKIAGAEEVKVFAVEGEGGLTPGASHETRNSAWGLGLSNLVFLLDWNDFGIDVNAVSSVVHGTPRDWFEPYGWRVVGTEKGSDWDDVTKVVLDAARGDNPERVPSIGWFRTRKGRGYLKYDYASHGTAHAMNHELFWQLRKEFQKKYGVEYEGVDGPAPKDAQAIQAQARRNLGVAASVLSSRRDVSDYLSDRLTEIAGSVPDEIPTFFLGGKAKDVFKDERILDYERYPEAMWAKPGEKKPNRAALATWGSWVNSYARTEYGRPLFIAMSADLAESTNIAGFMKGFGDAPGWGWYQRDTNIHGALLPQQITEFTNSGVACGIASVNLAGNPFEEFNGFWGACSTYGAFSYLKYGEMRLFSQLAQDCELRVGKVLWIAGHSGPETAEDSRTHFGIFETGVTQLFPDGAVIDLHPWEYNEVPVVLGAALRQKAPIVALHLTRPNVDIPDRRALGMDSHFAAARGAYFIRRHRADKPRMGTVFVQGTSTTANLVKILPQLDERELNVKIVAAISPQLFALQDPRYRDEIASAADRVDAMVISNRSRRVMRDWIEHPVVAEYSLTSDWDDRWRTGGTVDEVIAEAHLSPRHLLAGIERFVADRKRRLARIRDAVDAALAD; translated from the coding sequence GTGGCTCGCACCATCACTTCCGAGGTCGAGCGCCTCTTCACGGAGTCAGCATCGGCCTTCCCGCTGTGGGAGGTCACGAAGGACGTCGTCGACGAGTTCATCGACCTGTCGCTGAATTACCGGCAGAGCGGCCATCCCGGCGGCTCGCGCTCCAAGGTCCACCTGCTCCTCGCCCTCGTGCTGTCCGGCGCCATGCGCCACGACGTGCTGCGGCCGTGGCGACGATTCGGCGATCGCTTCATCCTGTCGGCCGGCCACACGGTGCCTCTCATCTACGCGACGCTCGCGACGCTCAACGAGGCGATGCGCGTGCGGCACGCGCGCACTCACGACGAGCGCTTCGCGTTCCCGTTCGACGGAAAGTTCGCGTTGACCTGGGAGGATCTGCTGGGACTGCGCCGCCACGGCGGACTTCCCGGTCACGCCGAGATGGCGGGCAAGACGCTGTTCCTCAAGTGGAACACGGGACCGTCGGGACACGGCATGCCGCCGACGGTGGGCGAGGCGGTCGCGCTCAAGATCGCTGGGGCCGAAGAGGTCAAAGTGTTCGCCGTTGAAGGGGAGGGCGGGCTCACACCGGGCGCGAGCCACGAGACGCGCAACTCGGCGTGGGGTCTCGGGCTTTCGAACCTGGTGTTCCTCCTCGACTGGAACGACTTCGGCATCGACGTGAACGCCGTGTCGAGCGTGGTCCACGGCACGCCGCGCGATTGGTTCGAGCCATACGGGTGGCGCGTCGTGGGGACCGAGAAGGGCAGCGACTGGGACGACGTGACGAAGGTGGTGCTCGACGCTGCCCGCGGCGACAACCCCGAACGCGTTCCGAGCATCGGATGGTTCCGCACCCGCAAGGGTCGCGGCTATCTCAAGTACGACTACGCGTCGCACGGGACCGCGCATGCGATGAACCACGAGCTCTTCTGGCAGCTCCGGAAGGAGTTCCAGAAGAAGTACGGCGTCGAGTACGAGGGAGTGGACGGGCCCGCGCCGAAGGATGCGCAGGCGATACAGGCGCAGGCGCGCCGGAATCTCGGGGTCGCCGCGTCGGTCCTGAGCTCTCGCCGCGACGTGAGCGATTACCTCTCTGATCGCCTGACCGAGATCGCGGGCAGCGTGCCGGACGAGATACCGACGTTCTTCCTCGGCGGCAAGGCCAAGGACGTCTTCAAAGACGAGCGCATCCTCGACTACGAGCGCTACCCCGAAGCGATGTGGGCAAAGCCGGGCGAGAAGAAGCCGAACCGCGCCGCCCTCGCGACCTGGGGATCCTGGGTGAACAGCTATGCGCGGACGGAGTACGGGCGGCCGCTGTTCATCGCGATGTCAGCGGACCTCGCGGAGTCGACCAACATCGCCGGCTTCATGAAGGGATTCGGCGACGCCCCGGGGTGGGGCTGGTACCAGCGCGACACGAACATCCACGGCGCTCTCCTACCGCAGCAGATCACCGAGTTCACGAACTCAGGTGTCGCCTGCGGGATCGCGTCGGTGAACCTCGCCGGAAATCCGTTCGAGGAGTTCAACGGGTTCTGGGGCGCGTGCTCGACGTACGGGGCGTTCTCCTATCTGAAGTACGGCGAGATGCGTCTATTCAGCCAGCTCGCGCAGGACTGCGAGCTCCGCGTCGGCAAGGTGCTGTGGATCGCCGGGCACTCCGGACCGGAGACCGCCGAGGACTCGCGCACCCACTTCGGCATCTTCGAGACCGGTGTGACGCAGCTGTTTCCGGACGGCGCCGTCATCGATCTGCACCCGTGGGAGTACAACGAGGTCCCGGTCGTGCTAGGGGCGGCGCTCCGCCAGAAGGCCCCTATCGTCGCGCTGCATCTCACGCGACCGAATGTCGACATCCCGGACCGCAGGGCGCTCGGCATGGACTCGCACTTCGCCGCCGCGCGCGGCGCGTATTTCATCCGCCGCCATCGAGCCGATAAGCCGCGGATGGGCACCGTCTTCGTGCAGGGCACCTCGACGACGGCGAACCTCGTGAAGATCCTGCCGCAGCTCGACGAGCGCGAGCTCAACGTGAAGATCGTCGCCGCGATCAGCCCGCAGCTCTTTGCGCTCCAGGATCCGCGCTACCGCGACGAGATCGCGTCGGCCGCGGACCGTGTCGATGCGATGGTCATCAGCAACCGCTCGCGGCGCGTCATGCGCGACTGGATCGAGCATCCCGTCGTCGCCGAGTACTCGCTGACCTCCGACTGGGACGACCGCTGGCGCACCGGTGGGACGGTCGACGAGGTCATCGCCGAAGCGCATCTCTCGCCGCGGCATCTGCTCGCGGGCATCGAGCGCTTCGTGGCCGATCGCAAGCGCCGCCTGGCGCGGATCCGCGACGCGGTCGACGCGGCCCTCGCCGACTAG
- a CDS encoding DUF3105 domain-containing protein, protein MPRKKKQRIASRAKVASNYPWHRRVPWLAIGAGAVVLVIGVLIARSFGVGESAGRYTGPGGGVGNHITEGQAIAYPSYPPTYGPHWPAPTTWGLHTEVVPDERAVHSLEHGGVVASYNNITADALAALQALLTTYPKDKYGEVKLLIRPYDKIPPGTIALTAWNWIDELTTYDDARVRRFLAAHIDQCCEDVP, encoded by the coding sequence ATGCCGCGCAAGAAGAAGCAGCGGATCGCGTCGCGGGCGAAGGTCGCGAGCAACTACCCGTGGCATAGGCGCGTGCCGTGGCTCGCGATCGGCGCCGGTGCGGTCGTTCTGGTGATCGGCGTGCTCATCGCTCGCTCGTTCGGCGTCGGCGAGAGCGCCGGTCGCTACACAGGTCCGGGCGGCGGGGTCGGCAACCACATCACCGAAGGTCAGGCCATCGCGTATCCGTCTTACCCGCCGACGTACGGGCCGCACTGGCCGGCCCCGACGACCTGGGGTCTTCACACCGAGGTCGTTCCGGACGAGCGCGCCGTGCACAGCCTCGAGCACGGCGGTGTCGTCGCGTCGTACAACAACATCACGGCGGATGCGCTCGCGGCGCTGCAGGCACTGCTCACGACGTACCCGAAGGACAAGTACGGCGAGGTCAAGCTCTTGATCCGGCCGTACGACAAGATCCCGCCGGGCACGATCGCGCTCACGGCGTGGAACTGGATCGATGAGCTGACGACCTATGACGACGCGCGCGTGCGCCGTTTTCTCGCCGCGCACATCGACCAATGCTGCGAGGATGTTCCCTGA